CTGTGTGTAATTACACGAATGAATCCAATACGTGGTGCAAACGAGAAAAACAAcgatgaaattattattatttttgctgaAGTCTATTTTTGACTGATTCAATTTtaattcgttttttttcaaaacgTCTTTCGCGCACCAACATGTCGCGCTAATGTGACGTCGCGTGTCACGCTCACTCAGCTGTTTCCCTTCGCGGAGGCAGGAAGAGATTTCATGAAAGAATACATCTTTCTTAGTGTTCGTATTTCAGGCTCATGCTGCGGACCTGAGTGTGCAGACTTCCTGTTAAAAGTGAGTACATCCTTCATGGGTGATGCACATGAGATCATTTGTAATAAGGCATTTATATCCATCACTCGACCACAGACTCAGGCTGCGATCAACCACTGTGTTTTAACTATGAAGTATTATCGCTAGTTGATGAAATTACTGCACATCTCAACTATGTGATGTGAATGCTCTCTAATtacagtgatggtgtttatctGACACTAGCTCGAATGGTTGTATTTGATCTCAGACAACTTCAACACATCTGCAAGCTTTAATTATCCCCATGgataatatgataatataatatacactTTATTTATCCCATGTCAGGAAAATGTGCTTATTACAGCAGTAATAATAAAGACAACAAGTAGACAAGAGACCACGAGGAAGTATAAGACTGTATCTCCCATCCTCAGTGCATCAAGCCAGCGGCAGGATGAGGCCCCTCAAAGATGCTCAGCTGGGGGCCTTCACCTTCTTTGCCTCTGCTCTACCTCATGATGTCTGTGGGAGCAATGGCCTCCCCCTCACCCCCAACTCCATCAAAATCCTGGGACGCTTTCAGATCCTCAAGACCGTCACTCACCCCAGACTGTGCCAGTATGTGGACATCTCCAGAGGGAAACATGGTATGACTTTATGTCTTTTCTAATCATATTGCGTACAACATCCTTCCATGTCATCACTTGTATTAGTTCATTTTCAGTATTGTTCTTGAAGTGTACTTTCACTAAACTTGTCAGAAACATACACTGAGCTTTTATTTATGCAGCCAAGAGAGACCTGACTTTCTCAGCTTTTTGTGTTATAAGATAAGATGGACTTATATTAATCTATTAATTAATTAAGAAGTTGTTTCAAAGTTacaataatacatatttttttactaAAATAAGTGAGGTATGAAAATGTAAAGGTTATAGAGGCATAAGAGAGGACCAGTGcctaaatatttgtattgtgaagcactttggtcaaccaggttgttttaaatgtgctatataaataaattgaaaaatatatatatatataacaatacaagaaagaaaagttacataaatataagatatataaaagtaaattaaaaatattacttAAATAGGAAATGAAAGATAGTATTAGAGATGACAAATTAGCATGTATTTCACATGATAAGTAAAGTAATATTGTACATGATATTAATATAATACTCTGTTTGGAAGGGAAATTGTACATTAAGTAATAAAGGGAATATTGCACATATAGTACTTGATAGTGAAAAAGAGTTATTTGCACATGATGTTGAGcagtaatataataatgttaatgGTGAAAGGTATTATGGCACATGGTATTTGTAAACAATGTGATATTAAGTATTGGATGATAtcttcaaaaacacacatcCTAGATATCTAGAAATACATTTGCTTATGTAAGTTTCTCCTTCTTGTTCTATAGAACGACTGATTGTTGTTGCTGAACACTATGAAAGCAGTTTAAGTGATTTCCAAAAACAGAGGAAGACTGTCAGGTGAGATTGTCTTTACAAATCCTGTTGAACCTCCTATTGGTGATAAAGGATGTTGTTTATAATGTGAAGGGACATTGCATACATACACTTTGCAATCTACTGGCTGAACTTAGGTTTGCAGTAACGTACTGTATATTAACAGTTTGTGTGTCCAATCCTTAAATAGTTAAAATGTAGATACATTAATATAGTATATCTACTCTGGCCTAGTAACCACCTGACCCTCAAAAAGCTTTGGCACAAcacttgtctttgtgtgttagCCCAGAGAAGGTGCTGCAGATCGCCTTCGAGGTCCTCGAAGGTCTGGAGTTTATGAACAAACACGGTATGGTGCACAGAGCCCTCAGTGCACACAACGTGCTGATGGACTGCAAGGTACCGTTTCCATCCAATTGAGCTGTTTTACGTTTGTCTGAATGTCTCTGCAAGGAAATAGGGCAATTGCCTAAACACTACACTGTCACTCTAAGATCTTTTCTTTGTAGGGGAATGTCAAGCTGGCAAAGTTTGGCCTTTATCACATGACTGATCATGGAGCCGATGTAGATTTTCCCATTGGGTacgtcttcttctcctcatttATCACTGAGAATGGTTCATTACTGCTCCTCTGGAACTCTTCAACTGGTTTGACTGAGCTATGCGAGCTGTCGGTTCAGGGTTAAAGGTTCACTTGTATCTGTTTGATGTTCATCAGAGCATGAaaaaagggcaaatggccatAACACTGAACCATAGTTGCCCATCATTTTTCATAGAAACCAGATTTTAGGGCATCAAAATAGTTTCCTGGTTCAGGAACTGTAACAGATTGTTGGACTTTTATCCTAATCCAAAAGCCTTTGTGTTCCACCAAGTATCTGTGTAATATCCTTCTGCAAattgaaaagagagaagatCGCACATGCCCAATGTTTCCAACACAGGACATCTGGatggaaaatgtcctgaatgtAACTGTCAAACAGTTGTGTGGATTGTTTTTATGAATAACTGCACATACTTAAACTAATGCCGGAGATATGAACAGCACAGTGAAGATTACTAGAGGAAACTAGGTATCAGAAATAAGTCTTATTCAGAGGCTTAAAAAGTAATGATCTACTCTGTGATCTCGACCTCAGGTACCCATCATACCTTGCACCAGAGGTGATCGCTCAGGGCTCTTTCCACCCCAGTGACCCTTCTCGTGATGAAGCTCCTCTGCCATCAGGACCAAAGACTGATGTCTGGTCTCTTGGAGTGTTGCTTTTTGAATTGTGTGCAGTAAGACTCATTCATACATTACCTTATTCATACACGACTGTTATGCTGTCAAGTTTGTTTTACTTACATTTCATGCTGTGTGGATCAATTTCACCTCAAAGTCTAATGCTGTGAACCTGTTACAGGGCAGACGACTGCTGCAGAATATTGATATAAGCGAGAGACTAAAATTCATTCTAACCTTGGGTAAGTGGGGGGGCATAATTATTTCAAGTACAGAGCAATATGCTCTTACGCTCAATTAGGCTTATGCTGTGGTGTTGTCACTCTCAGGTTGCATGGATGACATTGTCACTGTCCTTGCCGAGGAACATGGTTGCCTGGATACAATTAAGGTAGGTAAAAATGTATAAGTGGTCTGTCAAAGCTCTTTCCGTAgggttttctgtgtctctctttatCATGCCTAAtaattattagaaataaaattgcCACAATTTACAATACAGAATTGCactgtattaaaatatatacagaCATTTGCAAATCCTCCCACGGTTTTTTTCCTGGAAACACTTTTTGAGATTATTGAAAGATACAATAGCAtctatttatatgtgtgtaacTGCAGCCTGATTTCTGCAGGAGCTGCCTGAGGATGTTCTGGAGTTATTAAGGAAATGCTTGACCTTTCTTCCATCCAAAAGGTAAATACACTCTGTGCTGGACATCATATCCTGTCAGAGGACATTGGCCATTTAGTTTCCAAAACACTTTGGTCACGCATGTTATGAAGCAGTCTGCACCATGTGCGTCAGAGAGGATTCAGGCAACGAGTGAAATGATCCCAAAACAAACAGATTCAAGTTATTGGCTGAAACTGTGACAAATGGCTTTCAGGACCTTGAGTGAATAAAGGTTTAGGAAAAAAATTTATCAGGTTTTTACAAAACTACACCTGAAAGGTACAGTTGGTGTTCTCTGATAGTTTGATTTTATGACCATGACTACTTTGTGTGTATCCGGCAGGCCAACCCCTGCAGAGCTTCTGGTAGACCCTGTGTTTGCTGGGGTATCATGCCTTTATACGCCCTTTCAGAAGCCTGTcagcctcttctcctcctcccttcgcTGTGCACATCTGGAGCTCCCGGAGGACATCAGTGACCTTTGCAAAGGTCTGTGCCAAATACATCCAACTCTACAGGGCAGCAACATGCACACTGGTCACCTCAAACATACAGTTTCTTAAAGCTGGGTTACCATGAAGCAGCTTTGATTAATACTGCCAAAATCATTCAGCTGCTGTTACACGTTACAGcgcctcctgtgtgtgtggggaggtgTTTACAGTTTTGTGTGCGTGCTGTTAGATGACGATGACGACTACCTGTCAGAGCGGGCCATAGACGAGGTTTATCATCTGTGGTGTCTGGCTGGAGGAGACCTGGAGAAGGAGCTGACCAATAAGGAGATCATACAGTCCAAACCTCCAATCTGCACACTGCCCAAgtacatctcacacacacacacacatacacatagacGTACGTTCTAGTTAATTTCATACCGAGATGGTAAAATGTATCTTCATTTCTCTGTTCCAGTTTTGTTCTGGAAGACGGCGAGTCATTTGGTCAGGGCAGGGATCGGAGTTTCTTGCTGGACGACACGACAGTGACACTCTCTCTGTGCCAACTCAGAAATGTACGATGAAAAAACGTGTACATGTCTAATATTGTGTAAATTAAGGTATCGTGTATATATATGAATTCATTCTCTGCATCCACTATTGAGTCTTGAAGCTACTTATAGAAGAAAGCACAGGATTGATTTACTGATTGGTAGATTGAGAGACAATAATCTATCATTTCAGTGATTTCTCCATTTGATTTCAAACATTTGACTTTTAAAgatgtcaccatggaaaccattgacatttgttattgttttctgaTGTTAATTGCCCCCCAAAAATACCTCATGAATAGATTAATCAAGAGAGGTTTCTTTCATCACTGTCCAAAACCCAATAATCAAATTAGAATTCTCCTCATTTCTTAGCAAAACATTGTTACAAAGGGAAAATTCTACCTCATTAACAAAGTACTCATTGGTATTGGTGTTTGTGAACAtagcatttgtatttttaagatGAGCCTCTCTGTCTTATCCAGAGACTAAAGGATGTGGCAGGAGAAGCCTATTACCCTCTGCTGGAAGACGAGTAAGCAATTTCCATCCTGAACCGCACGTTGACATCCTCTCTTCCCCCTGTCACCAGTTTTCATGCCGGCCGATCATTTGTTTTGACTCGGGTAATGTCATATTCCCTTCACTTCTCCCTCCCTCAGACAGTCGAGCCTGCCCCAGTCCAACAGCAGCAATGAGCTGTCGACCACCGTCACGCTGCCACTCATCATCCGCGAGAGAGACACCGAGTACCAACTCATCCGCATCATCCTCTTTGACAGGCTGCTCAAGGTCAGGACTCCACACAAATTcacgcatgcacacatgcacacacttgaaGACGCAAATGTGTAAGAGACACATGCGATGAGTCACACATGAGAAATGTTACTCTAATTGGACAATAAACTAAAAGTGGCAGAACCCGGTGCTTGTTTTAACTCAAATCATATTTCCTGTATtcataatgattattatttaaactgtagactgtatatgaagatggacgatgcgtctccacttcctccagttGTGCAGAAATGAAGTTAAAATACCCCAGATGCAGGTGCCACTATCCTTTTACGGAATTTGGACCCAGAGTCCGCACAGTAGTGGTGTGGTTTGGAGCCACAGTATCTAGGTCCTGCCAATACATGaactcgaccaatcaggagtcagtctcagctgtcaatcatgacattcaAGCCtatttatatagtatatagtattcATCATCTTAAGTCTCCTTTATACCAGATTTAGGGTGTATACACTAGTAAACCCATTTAAAAGGTGATAATTCTTTTCCTATTGCCACTAgaggagtttgtctttctgtttttttcccaattGCGTCATATTCAGAGTCACACACATATCTGCTACTGAAAACCGAGCAGCTCTCTAACCtcactgtcttgccaaattagcacATTCAACcgtgtgtcatgtttccatcactgccattAAAAACCtttgtctactgcagagtcatttgacctcaAGTGAACTCCCATTATATTCATTCCCTTTGTGGACAAAAGTCAAATGTTAGCAGGTTTTTCAAATGTGGAAAAGGGGCTTACATACCTCACATAAAGAaatcatctttaaaaaacattattttaggTGTACTTCTAttgtttagtttggttcatgtcacAACCGCTAACATAAAGAAGCTGGGGTTTCTGACATATACTGCATCCATCCACTAGGGGTGATCACgatggtttggcttcactttcggggaCCTGCCGTGTCACCCACCTTCATATACAGCCTACAGTCCAACCTGATCATTGTTGAATGAAAAGCCAAGTGacaatttctttgttttgtcatcAGGCCTATCCTTACAAGAAGAACTTGGTGTGGAGAGAGGCCAGAGTAGATATTCCCCCTCTGGTTCGAGGATTGGCGTGGGCTGCACTGCTGGGCATTGAGGTAGAAGattatacttatatacttataaCTTGAGATAGTGAATGgttttaactttcttttatGTGGACATTCATCCTAATTGTTTTCACACAGGGAGATATTCAAGCCAAATACGATACTATAGACAAGGATACTCCCATTCCTACTGACAGACAGGTAACTACTTTCTTTTTAGACACCTATTTTCAGGGGGGAACAATTCTTTTAAATTGACATTTCCATCTTAA
This is a stretch of genomic DNA from Paralichthys olivaceus isolate ysfri-2021 chromosome 8, ASM2471397v2, whole genome shotgun sequence. It encodes these proteins:
- the tbck gene encoding TBC domain-containing protein kinase-like protein isoform X2 produces the protein MHQASGRMRPLKDAQLGAFTFFASALPHDVCGSNGLPLTPNSIKILGRFQILKTVTHPRLCQYVDISRGKHERLIVVAEHYESSLSDFQKQRKTVSPEKVLQIAFEVLEGLEFMNKHGMVHRALSAHNVLMDCKGNVKLAKFGLYHMTDHGADVDFPIGYPSYLAPEVIAQGSFHPSDPSRDEAPLPSGPKTDVWSLGVLLFELCAGRRLLQNIDISERLKFILTLGCMDDIVTVLAEEHGCLDTIKELPEDVLELLRKCLTFLPSKRPTPAELLVDPVFAGVSCLYTPFQKPVSLFSSSLRCAHLELPEDISDLCKDDDDDYLSERAIDEVYHLWCLAGGDLEKELTNKEIIQSKPPICTLPNFVLEDGESFGQGRDRSFLLDDTTVTLSLCQLRNRLKDVAGEAYYPLLEDEQSSLPQSNSSNELSTTVTLPLIIRERDTEYQLIRIILFDRLLKAYPYKKNLVWREARVDIPPLVRGLAWAALLGIEGDIQAKYDTIDKDTPIPTDRQIEVDIPRCHQYDELLSSPQGHIKFRRVLKAWVVSHPDLVYWQGLDSLCAPFLYLNFNNEALAYACMSAFIPKYLYNFFLKDNSHVIQEYLTVFSQMIAFHDPELSNHLNEIGFIPDLYAIPWFLTMFTHVFPLHKIFHLWDTLLLGNSSFPFCIGVAILQQLRDRLLANGFNECILLFSDLPEIDIERCVRESINLFCWTPKSATYRQHAQPPKVAGDNGFGKTATYYSSDYQDMPKTDLPRLICMGGGIDPWSHLSAPHLLLGKHQARVRCAEMSVSSPE
- the tbck gene encoding TBC domain-containing protein kinase-like protein isoform X1, encoding MHQASGRMRPLKDAQLGAFTFFASALPHDVCGSNGLPLTPNSIKILGRFQILKTVTHPRLCQYVDISRGKHERLIVVAEHYESSLSDFQKQRKTVSPEKVLQIAFEVLEGLEFMNKHGMVHRALSAHNVLMDCKGNVKLAKFGLYHMTDHGADVDFPIGYPSYLAPEVIAQGSFHPSDPSRDEAPLPSGPKTDVWSLGVLLFELCAGRRLLQNIDISERLKFILTLGCMDDIVTVLAEEHGCLDTIKELPEDVLELLRKCLTFLPSKRPTPAELLVDPVFAGVSCLYTPFQKPVSLFSSSLRCAHLELPEDISDLCKDDDDDYLSERAIDEVYHLWCLAGGDLEKELTNKEIIQSKPPICTLPNFVLEDGESFGQGRDRSFLLDDTTVTLSLCQLRNRLKDVAGEAYYPLLEDEQSSLPQSNSSNELSTTVTLPLIIRERDTEYQLIRIILFDRLLKAYPYKKNLVWREARVDIPPLVRGLAWAALLGIEGDIQAKYDTIDKDTPIPTDRQIEVDIPRCHQYDELLSSPQGHIKFRRVLKAWVVSHPDLVYWQGLDSLCAPFLYLNFNNEALAYACMSAFIPKYLYNFFLKDNSHVIQEYLTVFSQMIAFHDPELSNHLNEIGFIPDLYAIPWFLTMFTHVFPLHKIFHLWDTLLLGNSSFPFCIGVAILQQLRDRLLANGFNECILLFSDLPEIDIERCVRESINLFCWTPKSATYRQHAQPPKVAGDNGFGKTATYYSSDYQDMPKTDLSREPLALCDLKKEVSPRVSAEDLIDLCELSLAGPTKRTKAGKPKIIAVDIRNVEDFSKGHISGSINIPSNTAFNPDGELVQCPATGVLQNYRGRVIVVISHVMKNAAMFATHLVKVNFPRVCILDGGINKLKPTGLLTVPSPQI